A genomic region of Arachis stenosperma cultivar V10309 chromosome 9, arast.V10309.gnm1.PFL2, whole genome shotgun sequence contains the following coding sequences:
- the LOC130947662 gene encoding uncharacterized protein LOC130947662, with the protein MPSTSALFSLPFSLSLRLHNSRATLLCPTTPSPLSFNLSPPPKKKWRLLCLRHENAPLENNGSEFTDKLAGDLVKPKGDKSKELNKDWLATLHKIISSIVDGEPWAVPWTAKTIVQVMLLWIASFWFVGSWIVPFLASMAGFRKESLTYRGQALYSLLTDIAEGVVGIVILHRCLAKFKPLTSDWFKFEFKGNWLFDVTLGCLMFPVINHLSQVNLNLLPVLQSSPVTVSSVEQSIVARDPVAMALYAMVVSVCAPIWEEIVFRGFLLPSLTKYMPLWSAILVSSVAFALAHFNIQRMLPLVFLGIVMGAVFVRSKNLFPSMLLHSLWNAFVFLDLMK; encoded by the exons ATGCCCTCCACCTCCGCCTTATTTTCCCTTCCCTTCTCTCTTTCCCTCCGCCTCCACAATTCTCGGGCTACGCTTCTTTGTCCAACAACCCCATCTCCCCTTTCATTCAATTTATCCCCCCCTCCTAAAAAG AAGTGGAGACTGCTGTGTCTTAGGCATGAAAACGCTCCATTGGAAAATAATGGCTCCGAGTTCACAGATAAATTGGCAGGAGATTTGGTGAAGCCTAAAGGTGACAAGTCCAAGGAGTTAAATAAAGATTGGCTTGCAACTCTCCATAAG ATCATTAGTTCCATCGTTGATGGGGAACCTTGGGCAGTTCCTTGGACGGCAAAGACCATTGTTCAG GTTATGCTTCTTTGGATTGCTTCATTTTGGTTTGTAGGATCTTGGATAGTTCCATTTTTGGCTTCCATGGCGGGGTTTAGAAAGGAGTCTCTCACATACAGGGGACAAGCATTGTATAGCCTATTAACTGATATTGCGGAAGGTGTGGTTGGCATAGTGATACTTCATCGTTGCCTTGCAAAGTTTAAACCACTCACATCCGactggtttaaatttgaattcaaagGCAATTGGCTTTTTGATGTCACTTTAGGCTGCCTCATGTTCCCTGTTATCAATCACCTGTCACAGGTGAACTTAAATTTGTTACCTGTGCTTCAATCTAGTCCTGTGACTGTCTCAAGCGTAGAGCAATCAATTGTGGCACGAGACCCAGTGGCAATGGCCCTCTATGCAATGGTTGTCTCAGTTTGCGCCCCAATATGGGAGGAGATCGTCTTCCGAGGTTTCCTTCTCCCGTCTCTAACCAAGTACATGCCACTATGGTCTGCCATATTAGTTAGCTCAGTAGCATTTGCCTTGGCACATTTTAACATTCAGAGGATGCTGCCACTTGTATTTCTAGGCATAGTGATGGGTGCTGTCTTTGTAAGATCTAAGAACCTCTTTCCATCAATGTTGTTGCATAGTTTGTGGAATGCTTTTGTATTTCTGGATCTAATGAAGTAA